In Ovis aries strain OAR_USU_Benz2616 breed Rambouillet chromosome 8, ARS-UI_Ramb_v3.0, whole genome shotgun sequence, a single window of DNA contains:
- the LOC101114528 gene encoding large ribosomal subunit protein uL16-like isoform X2, with the protein MGRRPARCYGYCKNKLYPKSCFCRGVPALEAAHICANKYMVKSCGKDGFHLQVWLDPFHVIHINKMLSCAGANRLQTGMCGAFGKPQGTVARVHIGQVIMSIHTKLQNKDHVIEALCWAKFKFPSCQNIHISKKWGFTKFNTNEFENLVAEKRLIPDGCGVNYISNHGPLDKWRALHS; encoded by the exons ATGGGCCGCCGACCTGCCCGGTGTTATGGGTATTGTAAGAACAAGCTGTACCCAAAGTCCTGCTTCTGCCGAGGTGTCCC AGCTCTGGAGGCTGCCCATATTTGTGCCAACAAGTACATGGTGAAAAGCTGTGGCAAAGATGGTTTTCACCTCCAAGTGTGGCTTGACCCCTTTCATGTCATCCACATCAACAAGATGTTGTCTTGCGCTGGAGCTAATAGACTCCAAACAGGCATGTGTGGTGCCTTTGGAAAGCCCCAGGGTACAGTGGCCAGGGTCCACATTGGCCAGGTCATAATGTCCATCCACACCAAGCTGCAGAACAAGGACCATGTGATTGAAGCCCTCTGCTGGGCAAAGTTCAAGTTCCCTAGCTGCCAGAACATCCACATCTCCAAGAAGTGGGGATTTACCAAGTTCAACACGAATGAATTTGAAAACCTTGTGGCAGAAAAGCGACTCATCCCGGATGGCTGTGGGGTCAATTACATCTCTAATCATGGTCCCCTGGACAAATGGAGGGCCCTGCACTCATGA
- the LOC101114528 gene encoding large ribosomal subunit protein uL16-like isoform X1, translating into MGRRPARCYGYCKNKLYPKSCFCRGVPDARICIFDLGRKKAKVDEFPLSGHMVSYEYEQLSSEALEAAHICANKYMVKSCGKDGFHLQVWLDPFHVIHINKMLSCAGANRLQTGMCGAFGKPQGTVARVHIGQVIMSIHTKLQNKDHVIEALCWAKFKFPSCQNIHISKKWGFTKFNTNEFENLVAEKRLIPDGCGVNYISNHGPLDKWRALHS; encoded by the coding sequence ATGGGCCGCCGACCTGCCCGGTGTTATGGGTATTGTAAGAACAAGCTGTACCCAAAGTCCTGCTTCTGCCGAGGTGTCCCTGATGCTAGGATCTGCATCTTTGACTTGGGGCGTAAGAAGGCCAAAGTGGATGAGTTCCCACTCTCTGGCCACATGGTGTCATATGAGTATGAACAGCTCTCCTCTGAAGCTCTGGAGGCTGCCCATATTTGTGCCAACAAGTACATGGTGAAAAGCTGTGGCAAAGATGGTTTTCACCTCCAAGTGTGGCTTGACCCCTTTCATGTCATCCACATCAACAAGATGTTGTCTTGCGCTGGAGCTAATAGACTCCAAACAGGCATGTGTGGTGCCTTTGGAAAGCCCCAGGGTACAGTGGCCAGGGTCCACATTGGCCAGGTCATAATGTCCATCCACACCAAGCTGCAGAACAAGGACCATGTGATTGAAGCCCTCTGCTGGGCAAAGTTCAAGTTCCCTAGCTGCCAGAACATCCACATCTCCAAGAAGTGGGGATTTACCAAGTTCAACACGAATGAATTTGAAAACCTTGTGGCAGAAAAGCGACTCATCCCGGATGGCTGTGGGGTCAATTACATCTCTAATCATGGTCCCCTGGACAAATGGAGGGCCCTGCACTCATGA